From the genome of Marixanthomonas ophiurae, one region includes:
- a CDS encoding glycosyltransferase family 2 protein, producing the protein MMTLGFILLTFYLVLLLFIWIGVIQLKPTILHATKPTTAFTIIVPFRNEAEKIPALLTSLKQLNYPSELFEVILVDDESEDNSVLTVSKALENCVFPFKIIRNKRFSNSPKKDAITTAISEAKHEWILTIDADCSVPKKWLQCFDVIIQKNNPNMICGPVIYKSNGSLIEAFQQFDGLSLQAVTMGGFGLQREILCNGANLAYKKDVFNQLKGFSGNNHIASGDDIFLLEKIKNHAPNSIRFLKTAAAIVTTQPQKSWKQIINQRVRWASKTTKQENWLPKIIGVLVFMVNLWVAFGWIYIFYNTQFLYFYLFVLLIKIVVEGFIIFSTKALFKNKAVSLTSILHVIASGLLYPFITVTVFIMSLLGSYHWKGRRFKA; encoded by the coding sequence AGCCTACCATTTTACATGCTACAAAACCCACAACAGCATTTACTATTATTGTTCCTTTTAGAAATGAAGCCGAAAAAATACCAGCCTTACTCACTTCATTAAAACAACTAAACTATCCTTCTGAATTGTTTGAGGTGATTTTAGTGGATGATGAATCGGAAGATAACTCGGTATTGACCGTTTCAAAAGCATTAGAAAACTGTGTGTTCCCTTTTAAAATAATTCGAAACAAGCGGTTTTCAAATTCTCCAAAAAAAGATGCAATTACTACTGCTATTTCTGAAGCAAAACACGAATGGATTCTTACAATTGATGCCGACTGTTCTGTACCAAAAAAATGGTTACAATGTTTTGATGTTATTATTCAAAAAAATAATCCAAATATGATTTGCGGTCCAGTTATTTATAAAAGTAACGGTAGCCTAATTGAAGCTTTTCAACAGTTTGATGGATTGAGTTTACAAGCCGTAACTATGGGAGGATTTGGACTACAACGAGAAATTTTATGCAATGGAGCGAACTTAGCGTACAAAAAGGATGTGTTTAATCAATTAAAGGGTTTTAGCGGAAATAATCATATTGCTAGTGGTGATGACATATTTTTATTGGAAAAAATAAAAAACCACGCTCCAAACTCAATACGATTTTTAAAAACCGCTGCCGCTATTGTAACAACTCAACCACAAAAAAGCTGGAAACAAATAATCAATCAGCGGGTGCGATGGGCTTCAAAAACAACAAAACAGGAGAATTGGCTTCCAAAAATAATTGGAGTACTTGTTTTTATGGTTAATCTTTGGGTTGCCTTTGGATGGATTTACATTTTTTACAACACGCAATTTCTATACTTTTACCTTTTTGTTCTTCTTATAAAAATAGTAGTTGAAGGGTTTATTATTTTCTCAACAAAAGCTCTTTTCAAAAATAAAGCAGTGTCTTTAACATCAATTTTGCACGTTATAGCCAGTGGTCTACTATATCCATTTATAACGGTAACTGTATTTATTATGAGCTTATTAGGGAGTTATCACTGGAAAGGCCGCCGTTTTAAAGCATAA